A window of Malania oleifera isolate guangnan ecotype guangnan chromosome 2, ASM2987363v1, whole genome shotgun sequence genomic DNA:
AATTAAAAcaagaagaggaagtaaataaaaaaacataaaaaaaaacttactaaaatataaaaactaacaAAAATCGGATCTGTAAATCTAGAGGAGTGTAGAGGGCTATGTGCCAACCAAAAGCTCACCTACCTAATTGACTTCGGTTTTCTTCTCAAGACAGGTTTCCTTCTCTAACTCTGGTTTTCTTGTAATCTTATCTAATGGCAGAAATAAGAGGTGCTGAATGAGAGGACCAACACACTTCTTTCTTCTCACTTGGAGGACAAAACTCATGTAAATAGCAAATAGAAGGCCACAATCAAAATAGAAAAAAGTTTCAAAATAGAGGAGTTGCATATGAATCTTATGATTCATATGGTTTGATTCGATTCACCAATCACCAGGTGATTCACTGCCATTTGCAATTCTCTCATGCAATTCAAACTGATTTATGCCCTTCTCGGTACGAATCGTATGGTTTGAATCGAGAATCATTCAATTCTAACAACTATGCCCTTGTCATTAAATTTTGCCCCCAAATGGAGGCTGAGATAGGTGATAGGAAAGGCACTGAGTTTACAGCAAGGATACATGCAATTAAAGGGCCACAATCACCAGTCCCCAATGAATGATTTCACTTTTGCATGGATTCACTTTTAAGCCTGAAGCTACTTCAAAACCAGGGAGGATGCATCTAAGATACAAATATGCTTTAGCTTATCCTCACAAAAAATTATAGTGTCATTTGCAAAAGGAGGTTGGTGATTTCCATAGAATCATTGTCCCTTCCAATGCTAAGACCCTTTAAAAGGTTGCCTTCTTTTGCACTAGTTATCGTAAGACTTAGCACTTCCATGACCATGATAAACAGAATGGGGGAAAGGGGGGCAAGGGATGAGACAATCTGAAGAAATCAGTAAGGCAACCATTAACCAAAACTGAAAAAGATGGTGTTGATATACACTGCCAGATCCATTTGCACCAAGCTTCCCCAAAACCCATTGTTCTAAGCATGTATAACAGAAAGCTCTCTATTTAACATGGTCAAAAGCCTTCTCCATATCCAGCTTACACTCTGCTCCTCTTTTCCCATCCTTAGTATAGGCATCAAGAACTTCATTGGCTATCAGAGCAACGTCCATGATTTGCCTACTCATAATGAAGGCATTCAGGTGATTACCAACAACTCCTAAGATTGCATGTTTGAGCCTAGTTGCCAGGACTTCTTATAGGATTTTGCATAAGCTGCCGATCAAGCTGATTGGGTGAAAAACTTTGATATTGCTAGCCCCTGATTTCTTAAGAATGAAGCAGATAAGGGTTGAGTTGATACTGGCACAAAATTGCCGCTTCTATGGAAGTCTTTGGAAAACCCCAATGATGTCCTACTTGAGAAAATCGTAGTACTTTGGAAGAAATCCATATTAAAGTCATCCGGACCGGATGCTTTATCCCCAATTGCAACTCTTAAGGGCTCAAATGATTTCCTCTGCCTCAAAAGGTCTCTCGAGCAATCGGGCTTTGGAGAGGCTCAGGTTTCCGAACTTATTATCAGCTGTTGGTCTCCAAGACTCTGGTTCTGTGTACAAGGATTAAAAAATTTGCAAATATGACTCTTGATTTCCCCCTCATCCACCAACATCTCTTCCTCCAGTTCTCATCTTTTTATCATATTAAATCTACTTTGCGCCTTTGCTGCATGAGATTACTGTTTATCTAATTTTAGTTGAATTTActgtttataaatattataaaattttacttctTCTAAGAATATTTGGTCTACAAAAgatatgaataattttttttcaataagatGATTAATACAATTCATGCTTCTATATATATAGTATGAAAATTTACTCTATTTTTTTTTGAAGGAATGTTGGTTTGTAgaaatttacttttaaaaataaggatGCTTTTTCCTCAAGTTAATTTACAATTAtatcttttagaaatttttagtCTGTAAATATAGATGTTGCACatttaaaaattcaaaccaaATTTGAGAAATCTCCTTTCTAGCATAAATGTAGAGCAATTCTATTTTTCACCAATCCGTTACCATCACAAACCCACATGGCATGAGGAGAGAGGAGAGCACATGTGGGGCGATGTCGCTTGACCCTCTCTCTTGCTGCCATATGACCTTGACCTTGAGTTTCAACATTGCCCttctagtattagtgatgattaaggAACATGCGTTCTATCATAGACAGGGAGGTAGATAGGCTTGTGTATCCGAGAAATTGGATGATAGTTAATTTGAACTTTAATTTTGGAACATGGATTTCAAGGTTTTGATTTGGATTTGTCTAATCTTAGTCCCAAAATGCATGCACTAAAATACATTATCAAAACCATTTAAAATCTAAGTATATGATTGGTTATTTAAAATATGACGTAGTTAGGATGCATAATCgaataatttttttctatatatcTGCCCACTCTCTTGCTGTCTTGTAGGCTCATAATAGTCACAGTCTGAATGGTAGCATTACTccatatttaaaaaaaagaaaaacgtAATTTTTAATCGATTGGAATCATGGGGGATCACACTTCATTTCGTCAACAGTTACGGAGGGAGTATGTTGCAAGCGAAGGTTGGGCGCGATATATCCTACGGTCACTTGAATGCATGGATGGATGACGGTAAATGTTGCCGAGCCTATGCGTCTCGCATCACAAACTACAAAAACTGTGATGCCTGTACATGTGGCCACACAAACTATAGACTCCTCTCAAAATGTAAAATACTCGCGATTTTCTTTCTCCTTCCCTGCAATCTCCCATATAGACTCCTCTCCTCCTCCTCTGCCACGTGGTGACCATAGTACCGACACCATCCCCTTATTTATTTCCCATTTCTTTCtttgattaatttattattattatttctttctaAGATATCTCGGGTTTATTTTTCCTGTTTCCATCTCGGGTTggtctctctctccctttgtattttattcaaatttaatcttTTTTTAGCGGAAAATTCAATGTTTTACTCATGTTCAATATCAATTTTGATAGATTGGGATGCAGTCTCgatttgatcttttttttttttattaattaactgGCAGATTTGGAGGTGATATAATCTTCCTAATCCTCCTTTGATTCATCTCTTTACTCTTTGCGTTTGCTTTCTCGCAGTGATTATGTTTTAGCCATAGATGATTAAATTTTTTGATAAATGCTAAATCTTTACAAACTATGattcttcatttataaaaatgaaatatatgattCAAGATCGAAGTTGAGTTTTACGAGGAGAGTGTGTAGGTGTGTTGAAGTGTATGCGTATTGTGTTAATGTAGTATTCATCATGGATAGAATTTCTTTGCCTAGCTATAAAAGAAAAAGTGATTTCTTTTTTAAACTTGAAGTGTCAAAAAGGAATGTAATTGGTTTTTTGATTGTCATAATTCCCTTTGGCATTTCAATGTGGGAAATTCTTTGTTGTTGTGAATGAATTGAgctattaaatatttaattttgtgATTTGAATTTCCTTTTTAGTATTctgagtttgcaatagagttgaAAACACCGAAGAAGCTCAAAATTCATTTTGGAGTATGAATTTGGTTGAAGAAATAGATTTTTTTCCCCTACTAGCGATGTCAAAAGGAATGTGATGGATTTGATGCTTGTGATTATTCACTGGGGCAATTTTATGTGGGAAATATTTATTGCTCTGAATGAATTGAGCTATTGAGTGTTTAATTTAgggatttaaattttgttttgcGATGCGCTGAACTTCTTTTACTGACTACAGAAACTCTCCATATATTTTTGGGGGATGAATTTGTTAAATTGATGTAGTTGAATCTTGAATGAGGATTAGATGAAGTTGCTTAAGGGAAATTAGGAAGTGTTGTATGGTCCGGGCAAATGGATAACAGGATTATTTTCTAGTCTATTTTTGAAATGGTATGCTTACCACCTTTCAACTGtattttctctttccttttccaCATCTTAAGGTTTGGAATTATCAGCAATTTACATATAAATTGATTTTGTGTGAATTGTGTTTTGGGCGCCATGACTGTTGGGAATTCCATTTTGTAAGTTGTACCACATAGGAAAAGAATGGAGGAGTGACTTATATACGTAGATTGCCCAAGACATAATTTTTAAGGGTTTAGATTAAGTTGATGCTCACTGTATATGAAGCCTACATGTAGGACTCTTGTTTTAATAgattttgttctctctctctctctcacacacacacatgcatgtgtGCACCCGCGCTTCGGTGCTCAAGCCAAGCTAATTGAATGTGACACATTTTGTGCAAATCTGTGTCTCTTAACCTGTTATTTCTAATTATTTAACTTCTTTTTCCATTTTTGCAGACCATACATTATAAGAAACACAATATCCTTTTATCGTGGTTCCCCAACTTCAGGTTCATATTTTGGTATGTACTAAAGAATGAAAGGAAGCTTTTATGGGATGAGGGGTACACAACTTTCTCTTACCCTCATTGCTCTTGTTTGCACAACCATTTTTATTTGGACATGGGAGAAAACCCCACTTCTTACTTCCCTTCTCCCACCTCACAGTCAGATCTTAAAGTTGTCTTCAGGTTTGCCTCCAATTATATACCTTTTCACTTGCATGCCACATTTTTCAAATGGCATGAACTATTGTTTTCTGTTAgaaatttgttttttatttgccCTTTTCCTTTAATGTATATGTGGTGTAGATGTGATTATGGGTGCTCCTTCAGTGAGCTCAAGAACCACAGAGCCATATGCAAAAAATATATCCAAGTCCACAGAAAGAGTGGCTACTAATGAACGAAAAGAAGAGCATTTTGATGCAAGTCCTGCAAAAAGCTCTCATGAAGAGGCCAATAATAACAGTGGTTTAATTGCAACCCCTGCTTTGGAGAAAGGTATCATCTGgcatttgtttcttgtttccagGATAACTTGTTAGCAAATTATATTGCTCCGTCTTTGGATTATGCTTCTGGCATCTTGAGTATACATATTTTGATTGGGTAGGAAATAATTTGTGTATTTTGTTGTGTTGATGAAGATATTCCTGCAAGTGTCCCAAAGGAAAAACCAATACACAAGCAAATGCCAGAACGCATTCCTTCAAGACAAGCAGAAATAAGCATAGATGATGTAGCACCAATAAGTGCTGTAAATACAAGTTCTTCAGTAACTAAGAAAGATAATAAAGTTATCACGCTAGCGGGTGATCAAGGTAGAATTTTTCTCTCCTATTTCGgagattttatggttttctttTTGAGTTCAGCGTTCTTGGAAAATGTGGGAGAAGATTTACCTAAAGTTATATTCTAGTATGTATGAAATGACATCAAAGGGAAAGACAGTTTACATGCTTGTCAATTTAGTGTTCAATCAATGGACTACCTTCAAATTAAAGCAATTCTAAACATCTTACTTTTGTGCCAAAAAAATGGTTCGACAATTATcctaataaaaaattttactGCTCACTTCCCATTATTTTATTTGATCTCTGCTCCAGCTTGCAACTATGCCAAAGGAAAATGGGTTATAGACGACAATCGGCCTTTGTACTCTGGGTTCGGCTGTAAGCAATGGCTGTCAGGGATGTGGGCTTGCCGATTGACTCAACGGACTGATTTTGTCTATGAGAAGCTGAGGTGGCAGCCACAAAATTGTAAAATGGAAGATTTTAGAGCATCAAAGTTCTTGAAAAGgtatttttgcattttttcctGGAAGCATTTTTGTACAACATGTCATCCAACTTTCTGATTTCTTTTTGAAGCAATTTGGGCATGACTCAAATTGACTTCTTTAAAATGTCAGGTTTGGGTTATGAATTGCTGCCGCCAGAGTTGATGTGttaagtaggttgggtaaaatgtacaagtgtttcaagtgtgctttgtaatcgtagaatacccttaaaattggaagggaagttttataggataactataagaccagctatcttatatggattggaatgttgggcgacgaagaagcATAATAtcgaaaaagtaaaagttgccgagatgagaatgcttagatggatgagtggtataacattgaaagataaattaaggaatgaacatattcgcggtaagttaggtgtagctcctatagaagataagataagagagggacgactcagatggtatggacaatTGCAATGTAGGCctcatagtgcaccagtgagaaAGAGGgagttagttactgtggagggtagtagaaggggtaggagtagatctaaaataacttgggaagagatagtgagtaaggatttaatatctctgaatctgtcaaaagaaacggtatatgatcgcataaattggcggaaaagaattcatatagccgaccccacctaatgggacttaaggcttggttttgttgttgttgttgtagagtTGATGTGTTAAGCAACCTGAATTGATTCATATCTGGGTGAACATACCTAGCAGGATAAataatggttttgtgatatattGATATCTTGTATCACTTCAGCTGAAAGATACTTAAtattaatgaaaaatatattgaaaaCTCTTGTAATTTTAGTTTAAGTTGGCCAACCTGCATGAGAACTTTACACCTCAAATATAAATCTGAACATGTAGGGTGGAGTATTAGTCATCTTAGACTTGACCTTTGTTGAGTGCGTATAGTCTAAAATTTTCAGGCCAGGCATAATTTCTTTCTTTGGAAGTTGAGCTAGATTTTAGTTAATAGTTCCATCGAAAGGCCACATGATGGATGGTGTATATGCCGAACCTGCTTGCCTTTTTTATTGgcagttttgttaaagttcggAGGATGCTTATAAAAAATCATCaacttttttcaaaaaattaaggATGCTACTAAAATGGTTTCAGCTCCTTTTCTAGGAGCAGCTTTTGCCATTCCTATCTAATTCTTCGAGTACATACCATTCCTGCACTATTAAATGTGATAGTTTGATGATCCATGGCACTTATGTGATGCATATGCATCTTCTTATCTTTCCTATCATTGACCTCTTGGCCATCTTCTACCCACCATTTATGTGGAAAGTGACTTCACTTTTTGttcttgtattattattatttacgtGCGTGAATTTTCTTGTGTTGGATGACACTCTTAATTGTGATTATCCAGGATGCAAGACAAAACTCTAGCTTTCATTGGTGATTCACTAGGCCGACAGCAGTTCCAGTCTCTAATGTGCATGTTAACAGATGGCCAAGAAAGGCCTGATGTGAAGGATGTGGGAATCGAGTATGGTCTTGTCAAAGCTCGAGGTGCTGTACGCCCTGATGGGTGGGCTTATCGTTTCCCAGATACCAATACTACCATTCTCTATTATTGGTCAGCCAGCCTCTGTGACCTGCAGCCACTTAATATCACAAACCCTAACACTGATTATGCCATGCACCTGGATCGACCACCGGCGTTCCTGCACCGGTTCATTCACAGATTTCATGTCCTGGTTCTCAACACGGGCCACCATTGGAACCGAGGGAAGCTGAGGGCAAATCGGTGGGTGATGCATGTTGGGGGTGTTCCCAACACAAATAGGAAAATTGCAGAAATTGGAGGTGCGAAGAACTTAACAATCTATAGTATTGCCAACTGGGTAAATTGGCAACTTCCCAAGTATCCAGGCTTGACAGCTTTCTTTCGAACTATCTCACCTCGTCATTTTGTTAATGGGGATTGGAACACTGGAGGGAGCTGTGACAATACCACTCCTTTGTCCGTAGGGAAAGAGCTTTCCCAGGACGAGTCTAGTGATCCCATTGTTGCAGGGGCGGTGAAGGGAACCAAGGTTAATCTCCTGGACATAACAGCTCTATCCCAACTGCGTGATGAGGGTCATATTTCCCGATACAGCATCAGAGCATCCACAGGAATGCAGGATTGCTTGCATTGGTGCTTGCCCGGTGTTCCTGATACATGGAATGAAATCCTCCTTGCACAGATTTAGCTCAACTTGCTTGGTGCTTGTATGAAGAGTTCACACAGGATGCCTTTAAATGGAGAGAATCTCTTGAAGTTTTCACTGCTTGGAACAAAAGCAGTATTTGGAAATTATTCTTGAAGGGTTGGTGTTTGCATTCCAGGCCTCTGATCCCTTGAGAACTTCCCCCATTAAATGGTTCATAGGCTCGTCCTTTCTACCCACCCTTCCACAGGTGTAGTTGTTGTATTCGTATCACAGTTAACTATGTATTTGTTTCTTAATATCGTTTTAGTTGGTCAGCCCTCCCATAGATTTAGGACTTCTATGGAAGTGAAATTTGGCTTTCCTATAAAATTAGTGCAGTAGAGAAATACATGCTTTAATCGGGAGAATGGGTGGAGTAAGGGAAGCTAGGCGggagaaaattttggattttttgtATCATGCTAGTGTTGGAATCTATTATGAATGGGAAAGAGAATGTGATTGAATCTTTTAATTTGTATAGTATCTCTTATTAGTATAGAGAGTGAAATGAGGAAgaaaagtttttatttttgaatataccTTTGACCATTTCAAAACAATAAATTCTTTAATTGCATATTTGCattgaataaatatttttatggaACATTTAAAACAGGAAAGGATTTgcctttaatatatatatatatatatatatatatatatatgtattatgtttgcttttttaatttttaaagtataaaaacttaaattttcctttcctttctacCTCCACTCATTTGGAAAAAATGCATTTAATGCATtctttaattgaatataaatatccttattaattatttttaaatagggAAGTAAGGAtttgtttttaatatatatatttttctttaaaatttttttcaaaaaaataaagggGAAAAAAAGTTAAAATAGGAAACATGCTAACGGTAAGATTCAAATATGAGGCAATGTCCACATGATTTATACTCATGTCTAAGAGTATTTAAAAGGATGTTCCacggtgtatgttgtttgtagatgatattctattaattgatgaaatttgCGACGAAGTAGAGACtgaattagaattatggagagaagttttgaaatctagaggctttaggataagtagaaataggatagaatatatgaaatgtaattttagtaatgatagtaGGAATATTGAAGgcaaaattaaacttgataatgaagaaataaacaGCACTTGtaatagatttcgataccttagatctattatgtaagttaaaagagaaattgaagatgatgtaatgcatagagttaaagtaaattaggtaaaatggagaaatggttcaagtgtgctctgtgattctagaatacctttaaaattaaaatggaagttttataggaaagttataagactagttatgctatatggatcagaatgttgggcgatgaagaaacagaatatccaaagaGTAAAAATTGTCGAGATGAAaatacttagatggatgagtagtataacattgaaagataaattaaggaatgaacacatTCGCGGTCCATTATAAGTAGcccctatagaagataagataagggagggacgactcaaatggtatggacactagCTTGCAACATAGACCACATAGTGcgccaatgaggaagagtgagttattTACTATCAGgagtagtagaaggggtaggggtagacctaaaataacttaaaaggaaatagtgagtgagaatttaataGCGTTGAacctatcaaaagaaatgatccatgatcgcataaattagtggaaaatgatttatataaccaaccccacctagtggaacttaaggcttggttttgttgttattgttgttgttgtatgtatTATGAAAGCAAAATTTTATTCATAAGTTACATTTTAAAACTACTCTATATacaataattaatattttgaaaccaTCTTATAATTAAATTTGTAGTTTGATTTATCTAATATCTAATAACAATTCATTAAAATCGATGCAtgaactaaaaatatatattgattttcataaatagaaaaaaaaatcataaataatcTACACATTGTTGGCCTATCAAAGTTTCATTgcattttgatattgacaaaccATGACATCTAATTGTGTTATTAAGTGTGTACACAAGTATTAAAGTATTAAGCACAATAAAATATACAAATTGGAAAGTCATGAAACATACAAGATGATTATATTTGGCTATGATCATGGAGCGTATAAAGACCAAGCTTGAAGACTATTGCTATGATCATAGAGCGTATAAAGACCAAACTTGAAGACTATTGATATGATCAATTGAGCTTATAAAGATCAAGCTTGAAGACTAACAAAATTGTTCTTCATGTATAttgcaaataggacctatgtAAGTACACTACTATTGATTATGTGAAGAAACTCATAGGTGACTTTAGTTAGACCCTAAGCACTctatatttaatgataaattattttctaaaagtacaaaaattatttcaaagtgtcaaaattatttttggaatgaaaaactaaGGGTCTTGAGGATTTAGGAAGTTCTGTCAATGGTATCGCCACTAAATGAGCACAATTTGTATTTTAGGAAGTTTGGACAATCAAACCTCAGAGGTCAGGCAACCAAAGTTGCTACTGACTTTCACAATTTCCATCTCCAAGGAATTCGAGCAATCAAATCCCAATTTGGGAAAACAAATATGTGGAATTTTACCCGCAACAGCTAGAAAATGCctaattttgaatataataaattatTCTGAAAGTCCAACAACCATAAAACAACTAGTTCATCATCTTGCCTATAAATGTAAGGTTTCTGACTTGTTTTAAAGGTGACATACATCTATCATATACATCCAAACTTTTGATCTTCAATTGAAAATCTTTTTCAAGTACTTTGCATTTTTAGTTCATCTTTCAAGTGTACACTTACTCTCTTGCTCATAAAtctttcaaataaattttacttttgaacatacttttaatcATTTCAAGACAATAAATTCTTTTATTGCattgaataaatatatttattaaacatttaaaataggaaaggatttgctttatatatatacatatacacacgcACGCACAAATATAAATGtttacatttttaattttgactttttaataaaataaaaataagaataaaaactaaaattttccttttctttctgcTTCCATTCATTTGGGAAAAAATGCATTTAATGCATTCTTTAATTGTATCTAAATAtgcttattaatttttttaaatagggAAGTAAGGATTTGTTTTTAATAAGTATTtgtttctttataatttttttttaaaaaaaaaaaggaaaaaatttaaaataggaAACATGCCAGTAGTATGATTCAAATATACTTGAGGCAAGTCCACATGATTGATACTCGTGCCTAATAACTACTTTGGCACGTCCACATGATATTGTTTTGTCCATCCTATCTTTTTCTTTACCATTAACAAATTAAATCTACTTCTCAAatcaagtttaaaaaaaaaatacactaatTAATAGTAAGTACTGATAGCAATCTAAGATAGAAGAATTgaaccaattaaaaattttaaaaattcaaaattatgaTATTAGGATTTGGAGTTTGTAGGATTCTAAAGCTAGTACGATTTATTTTTTTGATACATAGTATAAATTCAAAATTAGTTGCATTGTAAATTTGGCATGGAGCGCTTGTTTGCATCGATACAGAGAAGTGCATCTCCAAATTATGTAATTGAACTTCATATTTCAATTCACAATAGGTAATAATGCATGGGTAtgaagtttttaggtaaagtggtaatatGACAGACAATGACTGGTGAATACTTTTATGTTATATTTGGTTACttaatcgttttttttttttggaataaaatgattataataaaataatgattgtttaaataaaatgttaatgTGAATGCACAGCAGAAACCACACAATTGAATccggaacaagtaatgcaagcactcaataaTGAATATACGAAACAAGCAATCACTCACGAAGAGAATCAACGAAAGCAATAATTAAAGACACaatatttacatggtttggcaatgTGTCCATGTCCATGGGAGCAGCGACTaaattttcactatcacaatgtcaagcttacatcaagggttacaaaataatgTATATAAATGAACCTTTATGCGTATAGAAGTCTTATAACCTATCTAAATTACTCTTGTAGCAATCCTCAAAGGAAAATCCCCTGAATCCCCCAATCTACTGTTCACCAAATTCAAAAAATCGTAACCTGTGCCAAACAAACCCATCGACGATTttagccaaaccgtcgacggttttatgCTAAGAGCTGAATCCTGCTGACTAAACTGAAACCGTTAGCAGTTACTACAACCAACTTCCTTGTTCTTCGCATTACTATGCTTTTCCTGATGCATGCGTTCcactgaatatgagccacatccccaaaaATATCCACCTTag
This region includes:
- the LOC131149068 gene encoding protein trichome birefringence-like 16; its protein translation is MKGSFYGMRGTQLSLTLIALVCTTIFIWTWEKTPLLTSLLPPHSQILKLSSDVIMGAPSVSSRTTEPYAKNISKSTERVATNERKEEHFDASPAKSSHEEANNNSGLIATPALEKDIPASVPKEKPIHKQMPERIPSRQAEISIDDVAPISAVNTSSSVTKKDNKVITLAGDQACNYAKGKWVIDDNRPLYSGFGCKQWLSGMWACRLTQRTDFVYEKLRWQPQNCKMEDFRASKFLKRMQDKTLAFIGDSLGRQQFQSLMCMLTDGQERPDVKDVGIEYGLVKARGAVRPDGWAYRFPDTNTTILYYWSASLCDLQPLNITNPNTDYAMHLDRPPAFLHRFIHRFHVLVLNTGHHWNRGKLRANRWVMHVGGVPNTNRKIAEIGGAKNLTIYSIANWVNWQLPKYPGLTAFFRTISPRHFVNGDWNTGGSCDNTTPLSVGKELSQDESSDPIVAGAVKGTKVNLLDITALSQLRDEGHISRYSIRASTGMQDCLHWCLPGVPDTWNEILLAQI